The following proteins are co-located in the Doryrhamphus excisus isolate RoL2022-K1 chromosome 15, RoL_Dexc_1.0, whole genome shotgun sequence genome:
- the alkbh7 gene encoding alpha-ketoglutarate-dependent dioxygenase alkB homolog 7, mitochondrial, translated as MKLMRITAKHVQSSYFNKSLRRYLGSSCVDLTAAGVPTVVVGSSRELVRRLGSQVEVRTAFITEEEEGAFLRELEPGLKKKRYEFDHWDDAIHGYRETERTTWGPACQNILNRVRSVAFEAGSSLLGPVHVLDLDKAGYIKPHIDSVKFCGSTITGLSLLSDCVMRLVKDDAPSEWLDLLLPRRSLYILRNQARYDFTHEILKDEESVFNGQKVPRQRRISVICRNLPG; from the exons ATGAAACTAATGCGTATTACGGCGAAACACGTCCAGAGTAGTTATTTTAACAAAAGTCTCCGTCGTTACCTGGGCTCGTCTTGTGTTGACTTGACAGCCGCCGGGGTCCCGACCGTGGTGGTGGGGTCAAGCCGGGAACTGGTGCGGAGACTTGGGTCACAGGTGGAGGTGAGGACGGCCTTTATcaccgaggaggaggagggtgctTTTCTGCGGGAACTGGAACCTGGTTTGAAGAAGAAACGATACGAATTCGACCACTGGGACGAC gCTATTCATGGATACAGAGAAACCGAGCGTACGACATGGGGGCCAGCATGTCAGAACATCTTGAATCGTGTCCGATCTGTCGCGTTTGAGGCCGGCAGTTCTCTTCTCGGGCCTGTACACGTCCTAGACCTGGACAAGGCGGGCTACATCAAACCTCACATTGATAGCGTGAAG tTCTGTGGCAGCACCATCACAGGGTTGAGTCTCCTCTCAGATTGCGTCATGCGCCTGGTTAAAGACGATGCCCCCAGTGAGTGGTTGGACCTGCTGCTGCCCCGACGTTCCCTCTACATTCTCAG GAACCAGGCAAGGTATGACTTCACTCACGAGATCCTTAAAGATGAAGAGTCTGTGTTTAACGGACAGAAAGTGCCTCGGCAGCGACGGATTTCGGTTATTTGTCGGAACCTTCCGGGTTAA
- the gtf2f1 gene encoding general transcription factor IIF subunit 1 isoform X1 translates to MASLGSSSSSSTEYTVRVPKNTSKKYNIMAFNAGDKVNCSTWTHARMERDMSARKIYGEEETPEGAAGSEFGKKQREEARRKKYGIVTREFKLEDQPWILKVNGKAGKRFKGLKKGGVTENASYYIFTQCPDGAFEAFPVHGWYNFTPQAKHRTLTAEEAEEEWGRRNKVVNHFSIMLQRRLREQERGDEDEEESEKAGKKKKKSGGRGGDLRIHDLEDDLDMSSDDSDNSMGDDGESKAKKSDVGKGKAKKKRKGSDKEALEDSDDGDYEGLEVDYMSDESSSEEEPENPKGKPNKEEDLPKGIDEASESEEESEEEKQNEEEVKEEEEEEEGKKTPAQMEKKKKKDSSGESDSSDDSDIEGDTASALFMVKKRTPPKRAGGRGSAGSSRTGSRPGTPSIDTAATSNTLRAAANKLELGKRQTQGPGTDSPAAKRLKMEPSSQSPAPSGKSTPQPPSGKSTPSSSDVQLTEEAVRRYLIRKPMTTKDLLKKFQTKRTGLSSEKTVNVLAQILKRLNPERKNVNDKMHFYLTE, encoded by the exons ATGGCATCACTG GGGAGCAGCAGTTCTTCGTCCACAGAATACACTGTCCGAGTCCCGAA AAATACCAGCAAGAAGTACAATATAATGGCTTTCAATGCAGGGGATAAAGTCAACTGTTCGACGTGGACACAC GCTCGTATGGAGAGAGACATGAGTGCTCGGAAGATTTACGGCGAAGAGGAGACACCGGAGGGTGCAGCCGGTAGTGAGTTTGGCAAAAAGCAGCGTGAGGAAGCGCGTCGCAAGAAATATGGAATTGTGACGCGTGAGTTTAAATTAGAGGACCAGCCGTGGATCCTGAAAGTCAACGGCAAAGCCGGCAAGAG GTTTAAAGGTCTGAAGAAGGGTGGCGTGACAGAAAATGCATCGTACTACATCTTTACTCAGTGTCCGGATGGAGCCTTTGAAGCCTTCCCCGTTCACGGCTGGTATAACTTTACTCCGCAGGCGAAGCACAGAACTCTCACTGCTGAGGAGGCGGAAGAGGAGTGGGGCAG GAGGAACAAGGTGGTGAATCACTTCAGCATCATGCTTCAGAGACGTCTACGCGAGCAGGAGCGCGGCgacgaagacgaggaggagagcGAGAAAGCGggcaagaagaaaaagaaaagcggCGGGCGCGGTGGCGACCTGCGCATCCACGACCTCGAAGACGACCTGGACATGAGCAGCGACGACAGTGACAACAGCATGGGCGACG ATGGCGAAAGCAAGGCAAAGAAGTCAGACGTGGGGAAAGGCAAagcgaagaagaagaggaagggcAGTGACAAGGAGGCGTTGGAAGATAGCGATGACGGCGACTACGAAGGGCTTGAGGTGGATTACATGTCAGACGAAAGCAG TTCTGAAGAAGAACCGGAAAACCCCAAAGGAAAACCCAACAAAGAAGAAGATCTTCCTAAAG gCATCGACGAGGCTTCTGAAAGTGAGGAGGAGAGCGAGGAGGAGAAACAGAACGAGGAAGAAgtaaaggaggaggaagaggaggaggaagggaagAAAACACCGGCACAgatggaaaagaagaagaaaaaag acAGCAGTGGCGAGTCGGACAGCTCGGACGACAGTGACATCGAGGGAGACACGGCTTCTGCTTTGTTCATGgtg AAGAAGCGTACGCCACCCAAACGAGCAGGCGGGCGGGGTTCTGCGGGAAGCTCTCGGACCGGCAGCCGCCCGGGGACGCCGTCCATAGACACTGCCGCCACCTCCAACACACTCCGCGCTGCTGCTAACAAGCTTGAGCTAG GTAAAAGACAGACCCAAGGTCCAGGTACCGACTCGCCAGCTGCCAAAAGGCTCAAGATGGAACCCAGCAGTCAGAGTCCGGCTCCCTCTGGGAAAAGTACACCTCAGCCCCCATCAGGCAAATCTACTCCCAGCTCCAG CGATGTGCAGCTAACAGAAGAAGCGGTCCGCCGATACCTCATCCGGAAACCCATGACGACTAAAGACCTGTTGAAAAAGTTCCAGACCAAGCGCACCGGCCTAAGCAGCGAAAAGACGGTCAACGTGCTGGCGCAGATTCTGAAACGTCTCAATCCGGAACGTAAAAACGTTAAcgataaaatgcacttttaccTCACGGAGTAA
- the gtf2f1 gene encoding general transcription factor IIF subunit 1 isoform X2: MASLGSSSSSSTEYTVRVPKNTSKKYNIMAFNAGDKVNCSTWTHARMERDMSARKIYGEEETPEGAAGSEFGKKQREEARRKKYGIVTREFKLEDQPWILKVNGKAGKRFKGLKKGGVTENASYYIFTQCPDGAFEAFPVHGWYNFTPQAKHRTLTAEEAEEEWGRRNKVVNHFSIMLQRRLREQERGDEDEEESEKAGKKKKKSGGRGGDLRIHDLEDDLDMSSDDSDNSMGDDGESKAKKSDVGKGKAKKKRKGSDKEALEDSDDGDYEGLEVDYMSDESSSEEEPENPKGKPNKEEDLPKGIDEASESEEESEEEKQNEEEVKEEEEEEEGKKTPAQMEKKKKKDSSGESDSSDDSDIEGDTASALFMKKRTPPKRAGGRGSAGSSRTGSRPGTPSIDTAATSNTLRAAANKLELGKRQTQGPGTDSPAAKRLKMEPSSQSPAPSGKSTPQPPSGKSTPSSSDVQLTEEAVRRYLIRKPMTTKDLLKKFQTKRTGLSSEKTVNVLAQILKRLNPERKNVNDKMHFYLTE; the protein is encoded by the exons ATGGCATCACTG GGGAGCAGCAGTTCTTCGTCCACAGAATACACTGTCCGAGTCCCGAA AAATACCAGCAAGAAGTACAATATAATGGCTTTCAATGCAGGGGATAAAGTCAACTGTTCGACGTGGACACAC GCTCGTATGGAGAGAGACATGAGTGCTCGGAAGATTTACGGCGAAGAGGAGACACCGGAGGGTGCAGCCGGTAGTGAGTTTGGCAAAAAGCAGCGTGAGGAAGCGCGTCGCAAGAAATATGGAATTGTGACGCGTGAGTTTAAATTAGAGGACCAGCCGTGGATCCTGAAAGTCAACGGCAAAGCCGGCAAGAG GTTTAAAGGTCTGAAGAAGGGTGGCGTGACAGAAAATGCATCGTACTACATCTTTACTCAGTGTCCGGATGGAGCCTTTGAAGCCTTCCCCGTTCACGGCTGGTATAACTTTACTCCGCAGGCGAAGCACAGAACTCTCACTGCTGAGGAGGCGGAAGAGGAGTGGGGCAG GAGGAACAAGGTGGTGAATCACTTCAGCATCATGCTTCAGAGACGTCTACGCGAGCAGGAGCGCGGCgacgaagacgaggaggagagcGAGAAAGCGggcaagaagaaaaagaaaagcggCGGGCGCGGTGGCGACCTGCGCATCCACGACCTCGAAGACGACCTGGACATGAGCAGCGACGACAGTGACAACAGCATGGGCGACG ATGGCGAAAGCAAGGCAAAGAAGTCAGACGTGGGGAAAGGCAAagcgaagaagaagaggaagggcAGTGACAAGGAGGCGTTGGAAGATAGCGATGACGGCGACTACGAAGGGCTTGAGGTGGATTACATGTCAGACGAAAGCAG TTCTGAAGAAGAACCGGAAAACCCCAAAGGAAAACCCAACAAAGAAGAAGATCTTCCTAAAG gCATCGACGAGGCTTCTGAAAGTGAGGAGGAGAGCGAGGAGGAGAAACAGAACGAGGAAGAAgtaaaggaggaggaagaggaggaggaagggaagAAAACACCGGCACAgatggaaaagaagaagaaaaaag acAGCAGTGGCGAGTCGGACAGCTCGGACGACAGTGACATCGAGGGAGACACGGCTTCTGCTTTGTTCATG AAGAAGCGTACGCCACCCAAACGAGCAGGCGGGCGGGGTTCTGCGGGAAGCTCTCGGACCGGCAGCCGCCCGGGGACGCCGTCCATAGACACTGCCGCCACCTCCAACACACTCCGCGCTGCTGCTAACAAGCTTGAGCTAG GTAAAAGACAGACCCAAGGTCCAGGTACCGACTCGCCAGCTGCCAAAAGGCTCAAGATGGAACCCAGCAGTCAGAGTCCGGCTCCCTCTGGGAAAAGTACACCTCAGCCCCCATCAGGCAAATCTACTCCCAGCTCCAG CGATGTGCAGCTAACAGAAGAAGCGGTCCGCCGATACCTCATCCGGAAACCCATGACGACTAAAGACCTGTTGAAAAAGTTCCAGACCAAGCGCACCGGCCTAAGCAGCGAAAAGACGGTCAACGTGCTGGCGCAGATTCTGAAACGTCTCAATCCGGAACGTAAAAACGTTAAcgataaaatgcacttttaccTCACGGAGTAA